CTCCTTTGCTCTTTTGCATGTTGGTTTTTTCTTTCAAGCTTAAGCCAAAAATACCTCTTCCCTCCTTAAAACCCTCCTTTTCCCTCCCCAAAAATTTCTCTCTTCCTTAGTTTAAATGAGCTTTTGTCAGGGGTTGATAGTTAAATAGGTTCTTGCATTTCAGCTTCTGCTAGAGTTGCTTCTTTCCCGTTCCCGGTCCCGGTTCGGTTTTTTCTGATTCATTTACTAGGTTTGTTTTTTTGATCGCGTTTTGCTGTGCTTTTTGGAGCGGTAGTACTAAGTTCGTGTGTTTTTTAAGTTGAATTAGTTTGTTTCCTGAGGTTGGATTTCTTCAGTTGAGCGATCAAGGTGGTGGTCCTCGGTTTGTGATCTGACCGTAACGGTGGCTAATTCTTGTTCTTATAGTTAGTTGATCTGAGCATTTGATCTGGGCTTGTTTCAGATCTTACGATTAGGCCCTTGAAATGGTGGATCTGAGTGATAAAGTAAGTGATCACCTGATTATCAACTTGCCTTTCCCTTGAGTTGTTGATGTTTATTGTACTCCTGTCACGCACTTCATTGTGTATAAACCATCATGATGTCTGTGATCGTCGAGAATCAGCGTTTGTTTATGATTGATCCAAGGTTTTGATTTAAAAGTTGatttccgaaaaaaaaaaaaatttccctttgGTGCGTTCAGGTTTCAGAATCTGAAGATATGAACAGCCAAGCCCAAACCCCAGAGAGAGTCTCCTCCTCATCTGATGGCACTCAAATCAAGACCTGTACTGATTGTGGCACTACCAAAACTCCCCTCTGGAGAGGTGGTCCAGCTGGCCCCaaggtctctctctctctctctctctttctctctctctctctctctctctcgcatATGTGCcaattttttattcctttttttaattaaaaaaaaaacctttaagGCATATGGGGCTTAGATGATGATTTTTTTGTCTATTAGTAGTTAGatagaaataaaatgaagatgatttgtgTTTGCTATTATTGCAGTCACTGTGTAATGCATGTGGGATCAGGAGCAGGAAAAAGAGGAGAGCACTCCTGGGATTAaacaaagaggaaaagaaaccaAAGAAGTCCactagcagcagcagcagcaacaacaacaacaacaatagcAGTAGTACCAGTAATAATTATTCGAGCGGGAGTGGTGATAGTAATAGCTCAAGTGGGTTTTCGTTGAAGAGGAAGCTATTGTCTTTCGGCCGAGATGTCGTTGTTCCCTTGCAGAGACCAAGATTAAGTACAAATGGTCAGAGGAGGAAGCTAGGAGAGGTTGAGCAAGCAGCCTTTCTGTTGATGGCTTTATCATGTGGCTCAGTTTATGCTTGAGAGCAAGAGTTTCCCTATAGTACTACTAGTTCAAATTTAGCTGTAACGGTTTCTTCGTTTTCTTTTCACTGCTACTAGTAGAGGGATGCATGAGCAAGATTGAGCTAAAAGAGCTACTTGTCGTGATATATAATCTCTGAGAATGGCAGAGttagattttttcttttttctttttttttggggtaatgATGAAAATCCTGATCCGGTCCAGTTTCTCTAACTTTGGGCTAAACTTGCTCGCCGGTTTTTCTTCTTCTGTGAGAGAAGAGGAGGATTGATTGATCTGAGAGACAAAAACTGACGATCGATCTTACCATCGTAGTTTTGTCCAAGATTTCGTTCCCTATTTAACTACTAACTAAAGGGATCTAACGTGAGCTTGTATCAGTTGTGGTTCCCTTGCTGATTCTTGATTTGGATCCATTGTTgcagaatttttatttttttaatttttattagatTTAAAGTGCTGCCAACCAAGTACTAGTTAATAGTAAAATCAAATGATGATAATTGACGAGGCGAGCTAATGAGAGAAGGAAGAATCTTGCTCATGATTGACGGTTGGTGCAGGCCTCAACGTCATTTTCGCTACGACTCTATAGTAATTTCAATAGGATTGCTGTTTGCGGCGGCGGCCTATTTGGATACTACTACTCTATAGAGGTAACAGACTGTAGCGTTAACGACCAAATTTTTCGAGGGTGGCTTGGAAAGTATTTGACGATTCATAGTGATGATGCTCCTCTCAAAATGTTCACGCGTGAATAGTCTAGTGGCAGCGGTTCTTCAGTGACCTTTGAGATCACAAGTTTGAATCTCATCAGTTCATCAGTGACCTTTGAGATCACAAGTTTGAATCTCATCAGTGATCTTTGAGATCACAAATTTGAATCTCCGTTACGCTGGATTCTTCCGCGCACTTAACGTGTTCGGGCCAGGTTGGAGTGCCGGGTCCGAGCTACAGGGGATTAATCGAGTCTCGTAAGGATTGATCGGAACACTCCTGTgtcggcaaaaaaaaaaaaaaaaagctctcaAAATTCTTTCATGACAGATCTCAATTTTGTACTTTTATTttgtactactactactataaTATAAAAATCGTTCATATGGCTTATTCCGAAAAGTAAAAGTTGTCAAATAGGTTAAaaaggtgttttttttttgtttttaacaaaGGGGTGAAAGTCGATTACCATCATATATTTTACCAAGACCTCCAATTATTAGTTTGATATGTTACTTTTGACCCTTTTAGTTGCTAGTTTTAGGTTGCTAACTGACTTGACCCCTTTCAATTTTGACCAACTTCCACACTTGGCAAGCCAGAGAGTCTTCTTGCAGaggtcctttttttttggaattaattgagaaataataCTTGTATAATTTTGTTCTAAGACAAAACGTCCCCCTTAAATTGAGTAATCTATACTCGGTAATTCCCttcaatgacaaaaaaaaaaaaaaaaaggtgggacGTGATTAAAACTCCAATTAGCACCCTATGTTCATAACTCACTGCGTGGCGATTCTCAAATGCCAACCACCAATTTTAAAGCTATACGTTTGTGAAAATTTTAGTAGTACGTCATCTATATAGATACCTTAATTGAGCAAGGCATCCTAGAACTGGTTAATTCCAAGAGGAAGAGCGAACGAGTTTTggaacttttattattatattgAATATAGTCGTCCCCGACAACTAGTTTTTGAACTGAAGTAACATATCCGCTTACCACATCTTATTAATTCACCTTATTAGTAGTGGAGTAGTACTATATTTCACCCTCGCTGTTGTcgttgttttattatttagggataatttcagaaacctcccctgaggtttctgacactttcacTGGCGCCCCCTGAGGTCCTCAAAATTTCACTGACCTCCCTTGCTTTTGAGTTTTTGGTAACAATGCAGCCCAAATCTAATTACAATATTATTTTCATGTGTGAGAAGGTATTTTTATTCCATGGCTGCTTGTATTAGTAGAAGATTGAAAGAAGAATAAATTATTAGAATGATTACTAAAGTTGAGGGGGTGTAAGTACAATACAAAAAATTGTAAGCACTAGATGTGCCAGAAAAAATGCCGGTTTTCATAAATCTTAAGTCAAccagtaggttatctatttaacataaattaagtaactaattaaattacctGCGAGTATTACTTTCACGtaattaatttatgttaaatacaaaacttatcagtttccctttcgtaaaaatatgagtgtaatactttttgaattttacttacaaccatttgtatatttaatataaattaaatgatttagaGTAAAATGCTCATAAATAGCTATTACTTTATTCGTGTAATAGAGGAAACCCATAAAGAGGTGACATGTTATGGGcaattacttctttttttttcatctttcacgtatttaatttatgttaaatagaaAACCTActtgttttcctttcgtaaaaatattagtgtatcacttttaaaattttacttacaaacatttatgtatttaacataaattatataacaagtgtaaaatgcctataaataactagtactttattcatataatagaAGAAACCCGTAAAGAGCTAGTAAAAagtgggtaatttctttttttactttcacgtatttaatttatgttaaaaacaaaacctactagtttccctttcgtaataatattagtgtaacaatgtttgaatttcacttataaacatttatgtatttaatataaattaaatgatgcAAATTAAATTACTCATAAATAGCTAGTACTTTATCCATACAATGGAAGAAACTTGTAAAGAACTGGTATgttatggaatttttttttactttcaaatacgtcatttatattaaatacaaaacatgctacttttcctttcgtaaaaatatttgtgtaacggcttttgaattttatttgaaaatattaatgtatctaacataaattaaatgattcagaataaaatgcccataaaaccTGGTACTTGGTTCATGTAATAGAGAAAAGCCTAAATAGTTAGTACTTTATgggatatttatttttttaaaaatttaatttatgttaaatagataacctactagTTTTTTTCGTAAGaaattattgtaacactttttgaattttacttaaaaacatttatatattcACAGCAGGCACAAAAATGGCGCCTTACTCCCTAATCCAGCTTTAATTCATGTATTAACCATCAAATTTGTGTTATTGTTGTTAAGCTTGATTAATCACTTTAGATGTCTTTTTCTCCAACTAAACGGTAGAAATAAACCCCAACTTCATATGatatatttgtaattttggCCTTCATGATGTCAGCAAAGGGGCCCAATTTTCTATCAAGGGAGGtcaatgaaattttgaggaCCTCAGGGAGTGCCAGTGAAAGTGTCAAAAACCTcatgggaggtttctgaaattttccCTATTATTTATTGAGATACAAGATGCCCTGTGTAGTGGGGTCAATCCGCCAAGGCCACGTGTCAATTCGGACAGGTAACATGGTAGTTCGCGCAATCCAGCTCGGTCCTTCTCAAGGGCCAGCTCGGACAAGACCGCCGCCTTCCAGCTGGATGGGCTGACTGGGCCGGGGCTTCCTAACCTTTTGAAACCAGTAGACGGAGCCCTAAGAGGAGTCCATCTCTAGTAGGGCTCATAATCCTATAAGAAAACTACTACCCAAAGCCCTATAAATATAGCACCACAAAGCAAgacaaggtacgccatctacagtagTTATTACCTTTGATCTACTCATAGACATaactaacttgatcgtcggaatCACAACGGAGAACCAGTCCCGTTGTCCATTCTCTTGCAGGTCAGCTTGTGCCACCTCACTGGTACTAGTTCGCTCATCCATAGTTCACTCAGCTCGCTGCCACTTAGTTTGGATCGTGCTCTCGGCTATCGCATCACCCTGCTTTTAAATGCAATCATTTCTCGTACTCTTGATGCCTTTTtcatattattaaaaaaaaaaagaagaacttATCATCGTACAAATGATGTGATAATGTAAACCTTATTGTAGGAGGCGGGCATGCAAATTTTTTTGTACTCTTAATGTAAGTCCACAAGTTGAATAATGGTCTTAGAATAGGGGGGTGGGAAACGAGCTGTTACAGCCCTGTTCAATGAATGGTGCAGATCAATTATTTTACAGGCCCGAATAGTAAAATAAAAGGAGTAGAGAGAAAGGAGCCGTATTTGAGTTTAGACTTCAAACTTGTGGAGTTCATTGAAATTCAACTCTCTAGGCCCATTTGCACTACAGGGCCATGGTATTGTCCATTTACTTTTTTGAGTTTTCAGTCatccgaagttgagcaaatcaCTCGCATTAAGCAGCCATTCCACAAGAAATCAAAGCAAGGCAAATTGGACGTGGCCGCCGGCCTATCTCTTAGAGTTAGAGCAACAATTCTGGCGCGCTATCATACGACAGCAAGCATTAAGGACTGCGCAGAAGAGCCCATACCGATACTGCTGCTTCTGCGTCAAATGCATGCATTTCCATTGCACGTTATCGTCTTATCACTT
This Coffea arabica cultivar ET-39 chromosome 3e, Coffea Arabica ET-39 HiFi, whole genome shotgun sequence DNA region includes the following protein-coding sequences:
- the LOC113738062 gene encoding GATA transcription factor 16-like; this encodes MVDLSDKVSESEDMNSQAQTPERVSSSSDGTQIKTCTDCGTTKTPLWRGGPAGPKSLCNACGIRSRKKRRALLGLNKEEKKPKKSTSSSSSNNNNNNSSSTSNNYSSGSGDSNSSSGFSLKRKLLSFGRDVVVPLQRPRLSTNGQRRKLGEVEQAAFLLMALSCGSVYA